In one Thermococcus celericrescens genomic region, the following are encoded:
- a CDS encoding 2-oxoacid:acceptor oxidoreductase subunit alpha — protein sequence MAEFKEDVSIVLGGAAGQGIQTVEGILTYALKRSGYHVYANKEYMSRVRGGINATEIMVSSRRVRAFVRRIDILVPFKQGVLSWVADRIGKNTVVLGERENVEEGFIEKVNLVEVPLTKLALETGSQLYLNTTAAGLIVGLFHGDFDAVEEYIRKRFGSKGENVVMKNIEAARKGYDLGVKLCEEKTIAVEVQKDEKVKDEVLLTGTEAVGIGALAGGMNFLSFYPMSPSTGVSTFAAQHAEEFEIVVEQVEDEISAINMALGAWFAGARAMVSTSGGGFALMSEAISLAGMAENPMVVHLAQRPGPATGLPTRTMQGDLNLVLYAGHGDFPRIILAPGSLEEAFYLTVEAFNLADKYQVPVIILTDQYFVDTYYNLPAPDVEKVKFERYIVEAKPGYRRYELTEDGISPRAVPGYGEEVVVANGNEHDEWGDITEDAELTRRMQEKRAIKKLETIKKNAPLPRLVGSENAEYLVVSWGSTLHAVEEALEQLGRDDVALLHFSWVYPLNPETKRLFEGKTVIAIENNITGQFADLLRKELGVEVQHKVLKYDGRPFSVEEVFDALKGVIE from the coding sequence ATGGCGGAGTTTAAGGAAGACGTTTCTATAGTTCTCGGCGGGGCGGCCGGACAGGGAATTCAGACCGTCGAAGGGATTCTGACCTACGCGCTCAAGCGCTCCGGCTATCACGTCTATGCCAACAAGGAGTACATGTCCCGCGTGAGGGGCGGAATAAACGCGACCGAGATAATGGTCTCCTCAAGGCGCGTTAGAGCTTTCGTGAGGCGTATAGATATCCTCGTCCCCTTCAAGCAGGGTGTTCTGAGCTGGGTTGCGGACAGGATTGGCAAAAATACCGTCGTCCTTGGCGAGAGGGAGAACGTTGAGGAAGGGTTTATTGAGAAGGTGAACCTCGTTGAAGTGCCCCTCACAAAGCTCGCCCTCGAAACCGGGAGCCAGCTCTACCTGAACACGACGGCGGCGGGCTTAATAGTCGGCCTCTTCCACGGGGACTTTGATGCGGTCGAGGAGTACATAAGAAAGCGCTTCGGGAGCAAAGGTGAGAACGTTGTAATGAAGAACATCGAAGCGGCAAGAAAGGGTTACGACCTCGGCGTTAAGCTCTGCGAGGAAAAAACAATAGCCGTGGAAGTTCAGAAGGACGAGAAGGTTAAGGATGAGGTCCTTCTAACCGGCACGGAGGCGGTTGGAATTGGCGCCCTCGCCGGCGGCATGAACTTCCTCAGCTTCTATCCGATGAGTCCGTCAACGGGAGTTTCCACCTTCGCGGCACAGCACGCGGAGGAGTTCGAGATAGTTGTCGAGCAGGTCGAGGACGAGATTTCGGCCATAAACATGGCCTTGGGGGCTTGGTTCGCCGGGGCGAGGGCGATGGTGAGCACCTCGGGAGGCGGCTTCGCGCTCATGAGCGAAGCCATAAGCCTGGCGGGGATGGCCGAGAACCCTATGGTGGTGCATTTAGCGCAGAGGCCCGGGCCGGCTACCGGTTTGCCAACGAGGACGATGCAGGGTGACCTGAACCTGGTTCTCTACGCCGGACACGGCGACTTCCCGAGGATAATCCTCGCCCCAGGAAGCCTTGAGGAGGCGTTCTACCTAACCGTTGAGGCCTTCAATCTAGCGGACAAGTACCAGGTTCCGGTGATAATCCTCACGGACCAGTACTTCGTTGACACCTACTACAACCTCCCTGCCCCGGACGTTGAGAAGGTCAAGTTCGAGCGCTACATAGTTGAGGCGAAGCCCGGTTACAGGAGGTACGAGCTTACGGAAGATGGAATATCGCCCAGGGCAGTTCCCGGCTACGGCGAGGAAGTTGTGGTGGCCAACGGCAACGAACACGACGAGTGGGGGGACATAACCGAGGATGCGGAGCTTACGAGAAGGATGCAGGAGAAGAGAGCTATAAAGAAGCTCGAGACCATAAAGAAAAACGCTCCCCTGCCGAGGCTCGTTGGGAGCGAGAACGCTGAGTACCTTGTGGTCTCGTGGGGCTCAACGCTTCACGCCGTTGAGGAGGCCCTTGAGCAACTCGGAAGGGATGACGTGGCTCTTCTCCACTTCAGCTGGGTCTACCCGCTCAACCCTGAGACAAAGAGGCTCTTCGAGGGCAAAACGGTCATCGCCATTGAGAACAATATCACCGGCCAGTTCGCCGACCTGCTGAGAAAGGAGCTGGGCGTTGAGGTTCAGCATAAGGTTCTGAAGTACGACGGGAGGCCGTTTTCGGTGGAAGAGGTTTTTGACGCCCTGAAGGGGGTGATAGAATGA
- the arsB gene encoding ACR3 family arsenite efflux transporter, whose amino-acid sequence MGKKGLSLFEKYLSLWVLLCIIAGIAVGKFFPALPEALSKLTVANVNMPIAVLIWAMIYPMMVKVDFSAIRRVHKGQMLKGLTVTWVTNWLIKPFSMFLISSFFIGALFSARLGLIEPSLAKEYIAGAILLGAAPCTAMVFVWSYLADGDPLYTLVQVATNDLIILFAFAPIVGFLMGLNEVPVPYDTLLLSVVLFVVIPLTAGYISRKHILRTKGREWFEREFLPKLGTVSIIGLLLTLILLFSFQGEIILENPLHIVLIAIPLTIQTYFIFAIAYGWSWFWKLPHKVAAPASFIGASNFFELAVAVAIALFGLESGAALATVVGVLEEVPIMLSLVWIANRTRGLFTAEFEAGSAALALTEE is encoded by the coding sequence ATGGGAAAGAAAGGGCTGAGTCTCTTCGAGAAGTACCTTTCGCTGTGGGTTCTCCTCTGCATAATCGCGGGCATAGCGGTCGGGAAGTTCTTTCCAGCGCTCCCGGAGGCCCTCTCAAAGCTCACCGTTGCGAACGTCAACATGCCCATAGCGGTGCTGATATGGGCGATGATATACCCCATGATGGTCAAGGTGGACTTCTCCGCGATAAGGAGGGTGCACAAGGGTCAGATGCTCAAGGGCCTAACCGTCACGTGGGTCACCAACTGGCTGATAAAGCCCTTCAGCATGTTCCTCATAAGCTCGTTTTTCATAGGTGCGCTCTTCTCGGCGAGGCTCGGCCTAATCGAGCCCTCGCTGGCAAAGGAGTACATAGCGGGAGCGATACTCCTTGGTGCAGCTCCGTGCACGGCGATGGTCTTCGTGTGGAGCTACCTCGCCGACGGAGACCCGCTCTACACACTCGTGCAGGTCGCCACTAACGACCTCATAATCCTCTTCGCCTTCGCACCCATCGTCGGCTTCCTCATGGGGCTCAACGAGGTTCCAGTTCCCTACGACACGCTCCTACTTTCGGTTGTCCTCTTCGTGGTGATTCCTCTCACAGCAGGCTACATCTCAAGGAAACACATCCTCAGAACCAAAGGACGGGAGTGGTTCGAGAGAGAGTTCCTCCCAAAGCTGGGCACCGTCTCAATCATCGGCCTTCTCCTCACGCTGATACTCCTCTTCTCCTTCCAGGGGGAGATAATCCTGGAGAACCCGCTTCACATAGTCCTCATAGCGATCCCGCTGACCATACAGACCTACTTCATCTTCGCCATAGCCTATGGATGGTCGTGGTTCTGGAAGCTCCCGCACAAAGTTGCCGCTCCGGCGTCATTCATCGGCGCCAGCAACTTCTTCGAGCTAGCGGTGGCAGTGGCGATAGCCCTCTTCGGCCTTGAGAGCGGCGCGGCACTGGCGACGGTCGTCGGCGTTCTGGAGGAGGTGCCCATAATGCTCAGCCTCGTCTGGATAGCCAACAGGACGAGGGGCCTTTTCACAGCAGAGTTTGAAGCGGGGAGTGCCGCACTGGCACTCACTGAGGAGTGA
- a CDS encoding arsenate reductase ArsC: MGEKLVLFVCVKNSARSQMAEAFFNHFNDDPRFRAMSAGTEPAEEIDPLAMKVMEEIGIYLDGQYPKLYTEEMADKAYLVITMGCLDRCPYAPPEKTWDWGLDDPYGKPIEKYREARDEIRRRVLRLIDDLKTGKSREEIIGRKSLFKIE; this comes from the coding sequence ATGGGGGAAAAGCTCGTACTCTTCGTCTGCGTCAAGAACTCAGCGAGGAGCCAGATGGCGGAGGCGTTCTTCAACCACTTCAACGACGACCCGCGCTTTAGGGCAATGAGTGCTGGCACAGAACCTGCTGAGGAGATAGACCCGCTCGCGATGAAGGTAATGGAGGAGATTGGAATCTACCTCGATGGTCAGTATCCAAAGCTCTACACCGAGGAGATGGCGGATAAAGCGTACCTCGTGATAACGATGGGTTGCCTCGACAGGTGCCCCTACGCTCCCCCCGAAAAAACGTGGGACTGGGGGCTGGATGACCCTTACGGCAAGCCCATTGAGAAGTACCGGGAGGCCAGGGACGAGATAAGGCGCCGCGTCCTGAGGCTCATTGATGACTTAAAAACCGGGAAGAGCAGGGAGGAGATAATAGGGCGAAAGAGCCTTTTCAAGATTGAATAG
- a CDS encoding 4Fe-4S dicluster domain-containing protein, whose protein sequence is MPNVEAPVVGKDALGRPVKDLSVVPWWGVERKEIEWYPKINYDICAGCGICFVTCGRRVFDWDSEEGKPVVARPYNCMVGCNTCAMICPCDAIEFPPKEYIKKWVAKGRVTKKAFEIVSQITKKSNMSEEEITATPDQDPPKKG, encoded by the coding sequence ATGCCCAACGTGGAAGCTCCCGTCGTAGGGAAAGACGCCCTTGGAAGGCCCGTTAAGGATCTGAGCGTTGTCCCCTGGTGGGGGGTTGAGAGGAAGGAGATAGAATGGTACCCGAAGATCAACTACGACATCTGCGCGGGCTGCGGAATCTGTTTCGTCACCTGCGGGAGGAGGGTTTTTGACTGGGACTCAGAGGAGGGAAAGCCCGTAGTGGCAAGGCCCTACAACTGCATGGTCGGATGCAACACCTGCGCGATGATATGCCCCTGCGACGCCATCGAGTTCCCGCCAAAGGAGTACATAAAGAAGTGGGTGGCAAAGGGCCGCGTCACGAAGAAGGCCTTTGAGATAGTGAGTCAGATCACCAAGAAGAGCAACATGAGCGAGGAAGAGATAACGGCAACGCCCGATCAAGACCCTCCAAAGAAAGGATGA
- a CDS encoding DUF302 domain-containing protein translates to MYRYRRKLSLGLKEAEEKFKAKLEEKGYKVVLEFTPSDVVKARVGVDMEPYRILWVCNPKIFYEMTKEDYEIGSFAPCPVLFYQKNGETYVAINTADDVLDIIKEPLEVVRGVIEEL, encoded by the coding sequence TTAGCTTGGGCCTCAAGGAGGCCGAGGAGAAGTTTAAGGCAAAGCTTGAGGAGAAGGGCTACAAGGTTGTTCTTGAGTTTACCCCGAGCGACGTCGTAAAGGCCAGGGTCGGCGTCGATATGGAGCCGTACAGGATTCTCTGGGTCTGCAACCCCAAGATATTCTACGAGATGACGAAGGAGGACTACGAGATAGGCTCCTTTGCACCGTGCCCGGTGCTCTTCTATCAGAAGAACGGCGAAACCTACGTCGCCATAAACACCGCCGACGACGTGCTGGACATAATCAAGGAGCCCCTTGAGGTCGTCAGAGGGGTCATAGAGGAGCTCTGA